Below is a genomic region from Amyelois transitella isolate CPQ chromosome 4, ilAmyTran1.1, whole genome shotgun sequence.
CTGTTGTGGGACGAGGCCGGTCAGACTACGGAGTACGGGCTGTACTTCAGGAACGACTCTGCTGGCTATTGGCAGGTCTTCGATGGACAAAatggtaagtatttaaaattcacTGAGAAAAGAAATTCCTAAAGTTACGAAAAAGTTATATCGCATCATAGATTGAGGTAGGCCGCTCAATGTTAGTTTGAGAATCTCGATGAAAGTAAGAACCTAACTTATTTTGTGACTGCCTGtttggcgcagtggtagtacCCTCTTTAAACTACCTACCAGTATTTGATTCCCGTTCAGGAGCTGATAAAACGAACTATTTACTAAATTATGAAagttttctgattggtctgacTCTTGGACCTacacataattaatttttttttacaaaatattgtagTATAATAAACACGACTCCGGAATTTCGCCACAACGACTTAAGTTATACATTACTACATCTAAAACAAAACCAATTTCTTGCCCTGACACTAATTCAACTCGTAGCAATTCTTTGCTCATTTCGCCAATGTTTGATGATTCTAATGTAATTTGAAGAGTTTATCCTAAAAATTAAGAACTGTAGATATTGCTCAAGTGGTCGTCACTCACgactattttttgtaatttattatgccCATTGGAAAAAAGCAAGATTTCAAGTGTCAAATCTCTCAACAAAACCaaccattatttattaattctcttatgtttaaagtatgttttgaataaataatagtaaaatttaTGATTCCGGGAGTTAATGTCAAgtgcctttaaaaaaaatgaaagtagactttaacaaaaaaaatcatgttgttaaattacaaaataatatctgTTTGATTAAGTATGTATTCACAAACATCAGTTTAACCAGTTTTATGTACCTAGTGGTAGTTTCATTTGTCTTTCTCAtctcacattttttttcaggaaCATTGACAACCCGTCCTAACTACCAGCAGTTCAGCGGTTCAATACAAGTGCTAAAGGCGGTGAGCGGTCACTTGGTGCTCAACTTTTGTCAAGAACCTAAAAACGGAAGGCCCGCGCAGTTATATTCCGTCCTTTTTTCTCGTGATCCTGGCGCCATGGCTCGGTGGGAGATAGACTCTATTCACAGCATGCTGCAGAATAAGAAGTTGTCTGTGGCATCTAGAAGAATGGTGTGTGGTAACAGCGCTGAAAGAACACTGCAAAGTATATTTGTCTGCTTCATATTACTTATTCTTGGCAAGTCCACGTCATAGTTTTATGTTTGACTGATTGAGTTCTACAATGATCTCGCTCGACTCGTCTCTTTTCAAAAACTTCAAAAAACGAAAATGTTCGTAATTCGACTGTTTGTTTTCCAATAGAGCCTTGCGATGTGTTTTTGTTACTAATACTTACAGagaatgataaattttatatatacataatatatttatgagataaataaagaaaaaaatcctaGAATTTAATTGCAGTTATTTCAATCTTTAAAAAGGGACTAGTATTAGTGAAGTAGATGCAAGAGCTTTATGGTAAATGTCAATTGAATACTCATATCATTATGATGAcgaattcaatatttataaatgcaaaaaaaatattatccgtCCCAATAAGTGTTCACGTTAGACGTTGACcgaatattttcattaaatattgtatgaaaaattttgttatggCCATAATAAGTACAACACAAATAGGTATATCTTATCAGACGTATGacagcaaagaaaaaaaattcgtCGAACATCAATAATTTGTCTAGTAAATAGAAATGtttgatgaaatataaattgttgtaTGATTTGTATATTgcacaatataataaaagcacaaaaataatgtattaacTTGAcgattttatcatatttttaaatcataaactTGGGTCAGTAAAAAAGTGTCTACTTCATTTGTATGAATTGCATGGAATAAATGCATTTCTAATcacatattatttgttttgtattagtgATAGATAATTACATGAAAACCAaagataattaagtattttaaagttgtaaagttttacctaaaatatttatgaatgaattaagaaataaaatacagaattCACAAGTAGTTTTATTAGTAAACAGCCGTAACCGatttgataattttgtttttcttctaCAATCACAGactttaaagtaattttgaaagtataggtacatacaaattatgtaattaCAGGACATCGTCGGCGGCCCGCACGTGATTTCAGGTAATTTCTCTTCCCGCTGGAATTCCGGGAAACATATTTGCTTCTCTTTTTCTCTAGACCCCACGGTTTGGGCTATGCCTTGAGTCAGTCAGTGTcatctttgtatttttttagggTAAGGGTGTCTGTAAAGGGGAATACCGCAACGGTTCCATTTTATTCAGCTATGACCTAGGTGCAAACGGATCAACCAGTACACTTAAAACTCATGAAGACTCGTACTTACGTGATTcacaatttaagtaaaattgtttaatgatGTTAACAAGATTACTtaagtttacaaataaatataactgaataaacatacttatatgGCTTCGGAAGCACCCACGCCCCAAATCCAGTTAGTACAGAAAATCTAATTTTGGTGTTATTAAACTGACTTGATAACGTAATTtctaaattaagaaattttggtatttaaataggtacttaatgtTTTAGAAGTAAATAGTCTTTAGGGTTATGCAGAACTTCATACATAGGttgtaaataagtaggtactcgtaGTTATGCAATCGAAGTAGCCaactaagtattatttatcttcTGGAGTTAATCTCACTATTTGATCTGGAtctgaaaatataatgttattttcacTGTCGAATGTTAATCCAAATATGTCTTTTTTGTCTGCTATTTTCTCTAAAATATGATGATGTTTATTCGCGACGTATATCTCATTTTGTCCACAAAAATAAGCGTTTCCTTCATGATTTATCTCAATTGCTCTGAATATCTGCGCTCCTTTGAATAATATACGTTCGTTAGTcccattttttatcataaataatcCAGTTTTATTCGTGATAAATATATCTTCATCTTTATCTATTAcgaattgatatattttttcatggaTATGTTTTTGAAGTCTTGGTCcctttgaaattttgtataatctCATAGTTGGGTAacggataaaatataaatgatgtCTGTAAAATAAGTCCCATacatcaaattttaaatgtactgGATGGATATCTTTTGAATCGGTAAGATTATCCATGAAAATACCTTCACTGCCaccaaagtaaataatatcgTTTTTGTGATCAATGGCAGTGGCAAATCCATTGGTGACATTAACTGGCGTTGGGATCTTTTGATGTTTCCCAATATCTATGTAACCGATTTCAAAAGTACTTGTGTTTTGAAACCCCACATTGTAACTAAAGTAAAGTCTATCAGTACTGTTCGAATATGATAGTTGATACGGCCGGTTTAATCCATTTGTTAGGACTTCTGCTTTGTGGCATTTTCCATGCACAAGAAAGCCATCACATTTATGGTCGCTCGTATGCTTAGCTACAACTACTGCTATTACACTATAGAGAATTAAAAACAGATTCATGTCTCTTACATGCAGACCACTGACGTGAACTGGCCTTCGCTTCATATTTGCGCTCAAACCATATGTCGTTAtaatcggttcatatttcattaCATGTGTTTGGTAATATTGATTTCGAGTATTAAATTTTGTCGCCATTATTGCTCTATAAGATAATGTCcttttagttaaataaaatgctaAGATGCTATCGTTAATTTGTGGCGCCATTGAGAGACGGTACCAATTTTCCTACTCTAGTAAGAAACCCATGGTACCAGGATATCATAAACCACTAGGGAGTAAGAATGAAAGAGATGCACCAAACGTATATAACTATCCCATTCGAGGCGCCTTCAAACCTTGATTTTCCCTCATCCCTAGATTTCAACGACCAATCAGAAATTACAAAGCAACCCCTCAATGAGAGGGTTGAAGAAAATCAATATCTCTCGTATTTACCGCGAAATCTGCGTCAGAAGTTTTAAGGTTATTTAACTCATATTATCtcagaattaaatatatttagcgACTTTACTTATGTATTCTTAATGTTTCAGTGACATTTATGATCaggcaaaaagaaaataattcttatGTTAGGTAGcgacctaaataaaaatattctatatcCTATCTGTGAGTTTCTGGTCTCCTAGTACTTACTATCGACGTGGTTTAATAAGAGGAAGCCCATTTAAAAAGCTCGAATGCCaatccatatttatttttatttatttaataaagtaacaTCTTTTGTACggataattatcatatttgcGGCGATAGAAATGTAGTAGTACATTTTTAGTAATTATAAAGCTTTCACGgcgtttattattttctgttgTTATTgtcaaatgttattatattttttcatctagctgtaatataaattatactctCGTATACATTGTCCCCTTAATTACTTAATATACGCGCTACATAGAACGCAATTAATATACACAGAGAACAATTTCCCGGCTACGTTTCAGTCTTCCTTGCCCTGTTTGACTACTGGACAGTGGTCAAGATgggaaaaatcaaaatttcttcCGTAGAATGTCGCGAAATCGTCAGCAGAGGTCGATTTGACTGGGATTTCATAATATTGTAGGAGTTTTAAATATTGGAAAGGGGGAAATGTTCATCGTGGGAATGGAATGTTTCAACCTCTTGCTAATTCTGGGTTCCTAGTATTGTGCAcaacttttgaaatatttttgctatTCGGAAATGCCAGGCATCAAAGATGAAGCAAAACTTGTACACGTATGAGCGAgcttagaaattaaattaatgataacaAGTGTTAGTAATTCATACtatttaattagttaatataataaaatatttgagaataacatgtattaattatttcttacaCTGAATTCTAACTATACTTCGCAGGCACCTGCAGATGAAACCGTAACAGTTCCCTTCACATACGTCACGCCGTCTCTGCACTCACAACCATCCTGAAAATATTGACCTATTTTTAACAGctattagtttaaaaatatgaaatgcaTGAATGCcctttgaatgaatgaaaatacgTTGATCGATACGTATTTGCAATACTTTAACGTGGTATGAAGGTAAACTAATTGGCCATGTATTTTTCAATAGGGAACTAAACATATGGCTCACCGCCTGAAGGTAACTTGGGACGGTTATGTGTTATTATTACCTATGATTaggaaattaattgaaaatcatGTTAGTAAAATGCACTAGCTTAGTTATAactaacgtttttaaatatagtaacTTAAAAAAGGGTGTTTGTATTTAATGATCAACTTACAAAAATGTCCACAGCCGTGGCGCAACTTTGGCTCTGTTCGTAGAACTGCACTTTCTCCAGATTGTGCCGTATGATTTCCCCTGAAGGTCTTCTGTCGTCGCTGAATGACATCAGCTTCGGCACCAGGCCTTTATTGTTCCTCTTCACCACCAAGTGATCCATATTGACATTCTCCATCACCACTGGGCTGCCAAAAATGGCGTTATCCAAATAGGTGCAATAGTTATCTTGATTATTCTTTGGTattgtattgttatttatg
It encodes:
- the LOC106136993 gene encoding ommochrome-binding protein; the encoded protein is MAPQINDSILAFYLTKRTLSYRAIMATKFNTRNQYYQTHVMKYEPIITTYGLSANMKRRPVHVSGLHVRDMNLFLILYSVIAVVVAKHTSDHKCDGFLVHGKCHKAEVLTNGLNRPYQLSYSNSTDRLYFSYNVGFQNTSTFEIGYIDIGKHQKIPTPVNVTNGFATAIDHKNDIIYFGGSEGIFMDNLTDSKDIHPVHLKFDVWDLFYRHHLYFIRYPTMRLYKISKGPRLQKHIHEKIYQFVIDKDEDIFITNKTGLFMIKNGTNERILFKGAQIFRAIEINHEGNAYFCGQNEIYVANKHHHILEKIADKKDIFGLTFDSENNIIFSDPDQIVRLTPEDK